TGACTTTTTTGCCACCAAAAAACCCTTAATATATTTTCTAACTCCACACACAAAGTTTTTGGTAAAATGAAGCAAAACATAATATAAGTAGGAATGGCCTGTAAAACTGTCTTAATGAATACCTCTTTTCCCCCTTGAGATAGATATCGTGTGCTCCAACTATCAATCTTCCGTTTCAATTTATCTTTCATAACTTGAAAAGCCTCTTTCTTCCTTCTCCCCACCATATTCGGAAGTCCCAGGTATCGTTCAGCCTCAATCTAGCACCTAACATTAAAGGCCTTAACTAGATTTTTATCTCGATCAGTAACATTCGAACTGAAAAAGGCTGACGACTTTTCAAAATTGACACACTAGCCCGAACATGATTCGTATTCTCTTAAAATATCCCTAATCACCTGAATCCCTCTATCCGAAACTTCTCCAAAAAGTATGCAATCATTTGCAAACATCAGATGCGAGATTGGTAGTGCCGACCGACAAACTTTTACCCCGACCATTTTCTTTTCCTGGTTTACTAATCTCATCAACGCAGACAGGCTTTCACTACAGAACAAAAATAAATATGGGCTTAAAGGATCTCCTTGACGTAGCCCTCATGATTGGTTAAATTTTGGTATTCCTTCTCCATTAAGCAAAATTGAGTACTGGACTGAACTAGCTTCAAAGCCATAAAACCATTTCTTCCTGATCTTTTGTTCTTAAAATAATGAAGGATCTCGTACGCCAGTAACACATTGTCTGTTATAAGTCTATCTAGAACAAAAGCACTTTGTGATCCATCAATACAACCATACAGAACTTTTTGTAATCGTTTTGCAATTGTTTTggcaataattttataaattataagacTGATTAGCAGAAAATTCTTCAGGTTGGAAGGATTCACAATTTTAAGAATTAACACCAATTTGGTTTTGTTAATTTCTTCCAGCGATTTACCATCATTCAAGATCCCCAAGCAGAAGTTGCAAGTATCTTTTCCAATGATATTCCAATACTTCTGGAAAAAAATTGTCGGAAAACCATCTGGGCCTGAAGCTTTTGTAGGTCCTATTCCATTTAAAGCCTCAATGACTTCCTCCTTAGAGTAGATAACAAGTAAGCATTGATTCATACTTTCTGAAATGCAACAAGGGACTCTCGATAGAATGTGATCCATATTGCCTGTTCCactagactcaaaaagatttaCAAAATAATCTCGAGCAATATTCCCAATTTCAATGCTATTAGTAGCCACTGAGCCATCATATCTTTGTAGGCCATGAATACGATTCATATGTCGCCTTGGAGAGGCAAATTTGTGAAAGGATGATGTATTCTTATCCCCCATTTTTAACCAATTTGCTATAGCTCTTTGCTCCTAGTATTGCTCTTCCTTCTCCATTTCCATATTTAAATGAAGTTTGACCTTTACAATCTAGGCCAAAGACTCTTCCGACCGCTCAGCGCTATTCAAAACCTCCAACCTCCTAGTTAAGCTTTTAACATCACAACCCTTTTTAGCCTTAATCATGTTTGCCCACTTTTTCAACCCTTTAGCAATAGTTAACAACCAACTCGGATAAGAACCCAAGCTACTTTCCCACAACTTTCTAATCTCTTCCCCACATGACTCTTCTAGAACCTACCACGCCTCAAAACGGAAATGATCAAGCTTAGCACCCATTCCACCGAACTTCGTTTCTATAAGCAAAGGACAGTGATCTGAAAAAGAGTGTGGTAGATGCCTCAACGAGAAAGAAAAAGTTGAAACCAAGCGTCGTTAGCAACACCTCTATCAATTCTTTCTCTTATGTTATAAagaaatgatttttaaaagtatGATGAAAAAGTATGATTCGTTTATTATAGGTGTGCTGCCAAAAATTATAGTTCAATGTTAAAATGTCATTTTAGATATGATagtaaaaagtaaaaagaaagttaaataatttaatataatgatacataaaatataaatttcaaaCACCTTTTgagtaattaatataaattatttgtaaaatgaattatatataaattattttaaaaattaaatgtaataataaataagatttaaacaatttaatataatataaatgataTGGGTAAACTCCATTGCAGGTCACCCAATTATGCTTAGAAATTTGTTTTTAGTTATTtaacttttaaaagttttaaaatggtcACTCAACTAATCAGGTTTGTTCTTTTTGATCCATTTCTGTTATGTAATTATTTGACGGAAGGGTGAGGTAGCAATCCAAAacttggtataataataaatttaacttcaatttttacatattgtgtcaatttagtcatgattttaaaaaattaaccatCAACATTACAAATTATCTCATATTGATTCTAattcttaaaaaaaagaaaaaagaatacacatattttataaaaaaactatatttaatttaacaaatatataaaaactaCATTGTctgttatttaaaataataaattaatcttAAAAAATACACATACCAAATAAAAAGTACACAAATTTTAtactaaaatcatttaaaaaagtATTTTTAAGATCTCCTCAGCCCCCTCTCGAATCTCAAAGACTCTACCACCATCAACATCTCTTTCACATTTCAACCTCTACATGGATcttcagttttttttttcattaattccaattaaaaaaatcaaaatttggggTCATAAgagaaaattgtaaattttccttaTTCATTTGTCTGAACCTTTTGTTATTAAAAATTCAATTGGGTCCTCAAACATATCTTCAGTTCTCTATCAAACTCGAAAGTCAAACCCCCTTAAAAACATTAGTAAATATTGTTCCATAAAACAAGATTAAAATCACACGCTTGGTTTGGGATATTACCAGTTTCAGTCTAGAACTGTGTTTGGATTCTTGTTCTAATCAACGTTGTCGGGATCGGAGTTCCAGAGTTGAACAGTATTCATCCAGCTCCTCTTGTCGCCGGTGCCGCCATCGTTTTCCATGTTTACCCTTCCATTTCCTTCATTAATGGTCACTGATCCATCACCAAGTTCCTTACACAGCTTTTCTAACTCCTTCAATCTCTTAATCACTAAAATCCcataaaaaatatcaaattaaacccagaaaaagaaaaacaaaatttaaacaaaaaattaaaaactaccATCTTTCAAGAGAAGCATGCAAAGAGGAAGCCCGCGTTTAAAGGCATCGATTTTCTTCATCTCATCTTCCTATCTTTTAACATAATCACTAATCTTTCATAATCTTTGAAACCCATTTTTTATCTTTGAAACTTGTTTCAAGAACTCATATACACTTTCTTGTACATAAACCAAACCCATTATTCTTTAAGAATATTCAATTTGAGATAATTTGTAAGGTTaagattgttttttttttaaattacgaCTAAATTGAAATGATACGTAAAAGTAAAAGTTAaagtttaaatttattattataccaaattTTAGACGGTCACCTTCGAATATTTAGTTACACTTAATGGAAATCAACCAAAAATAACAAATTCAAttagttgggtgaccaaaaaaaAGATATTGAAGCATAGTTGATGATAGAGGTGTTCATGGACCAAGTTGGACCGAATTTGGGCCGGGCTTAAACATGAGATTAACTAACTTTATACTTGTCTAAGCTTACTCAGCtcaaaatataagtttaaaattttactcaaacatGTTCATATTTACAAAAGACTAACACAATTTAAGCTTacccattttatttttaaagttttaaaatatatatttatatttatattattttaatatttaataatttaacacattttttattgattaaaatttttaaacaaatacattaatattattttaatatttacattagagtagtattatatatttagtataggt
This is a stretch of genomic DNA from Gossypium arboreum isolate Shixiya-1 chromosome 11, ASM2569848v2, whole genome shotgun sequence. It encodes these proteins:
- the LOC128284283 gene encoding transcription factor HHO5-like, which encodes MKKIDAFKRGLPLCMLLLKDVIKRLKELEKLCKELGDGSVTINEGNGRVNMENDGGTGDKRSWMNTVQLWNSDPDNVD